In the genome of Paenarthrobacter ilicis, the window GTGGCCTGTTCAGTGTGGGCCAAGGCGGAGAGATCCGCGGCGGAGCCTGGGCCAGCGCCGGCGAAGGCGAGGTCAGCGTGAAGAACAAGGACGTGACCGGAACGGCGTTCAGTGCCGGAGCAGGTGCGGAGCTGACCGGGAGCCGGTATGTGGAGGTCCTGGGACAGACCCTGACTCTCAACGGGACCGTGGCCGCGGGCGCTGGCGAGGGCCACTACTTCACCGCTTCCATGGATGAGGACGGACTGACGCTCGGAGCCGGCGCCAAGATCACGGCGGAACTCGGCCTTGGCGCTGGCGGCCAGATCACCATCAGCCCCAAGGGTTTCGTGGATTCGGTCACTGGCTTCGTCGATTTCCTGAACAACTAGGCTTCGCCACCAACCTGCACCGGAAGGGCACCCATGTCTCAGCAGATTTTCCCGTCCACAGCATTTCCCGCCTACCCCGCCATCAGCCTGAACACCCCTGACGGCTGGACACGCCGGGTGGTCCCTGACGCCGTGGGGGCCCTGACTGCGCCGTCCGTGGAGGGCCGGTACACGGCGAACGTGGTCATCTCCGTGTCCCGCCGCTCCCCCGGATATCAGCTCCAGGACATCGCGGCGTCCGTGGACTCATTCCTGGACAAGCTGCCCGACGCCGTACTGCTGGGCACCGAGCCCGTGGTGATCAACGGCCGTGACTGGCATGTCCGTGAAGCGCGCTACACACATCCGGAAGCCGGGAGCCTGGCCCAGTTCACTGCTGTCACAGTGGTCAATCAGGCTACAGCCTCGGATGTTGTCCAACTGACGGGAAGCTGCCAGCCACTTGAGGGTAACGATGACCTCAAAGCCATCTACTCCGTGGTGGCCAGCACTGACATCACGCCAGGGCCCGTGCCTGCTCAATCAGCCTGAGCACGTCCACCGGGCCAGCCGGATCCACAGGCGACGGCAACGCTGAGTCCGCACCGCCGTCGTTGATTTTATCGGCCAGCAGCCGGTAGAACTCCTGATAGCTGCCGCGCTCGGTGGGAACCGTGATGCGTTGTCCGTCCGCCACCAGCGTGCCGTGCTGGTGGGACGGTTCCACGCCGTACTCCGGGTCCGTGGGCAGCCCTCCCTTGGCAAGGTATGGCTCCTGCGGGTCAGCGCCGAACTTCACGTAGCCGCCCTTGGTCCCGAGGACGCGGAAGCGGGGCCCGTGTATGTGGCTGGTCAGGTTCACGGTGACGTGGGTGACCACGCCGGAATGGTGGTTGAGTACCAGGAAGACGTCGTCGTCTGCTCTTTCCTGCGGACGGCGGGCTTGGATTTCCGCGTGCGTCACGTCCGCGGGACCAAAGAAGTGCAACGCCAGGTCCAGGACGTGGGTTCCGAGGTCAAACAGAACGCCGCCACCGTCTTCCGCGGTGGCACCGGCCTTCCATGCTTTGGCGATCTCCGGCGCCCAGCGCTCCATGCCCACGTCGAACCGGGTCACGGTGCCCAGCGTCCCGGCGTCGAGTAGTTTCTGCACCGTGAGGGCGTCCGCATCCCAGCGGCGGTTCTGATACACGGTGAGGACCCGGCCCAGGTGTGCCGCCAGCTGGATCAGTTCCTCCCCTTGGGCGCTCTGGGTCACGAAAGGCTTATCGACGACGACGTCCAGCCCCGCCTCCAGCGCGGCCTTGGCCAGCGGGTAGTGGGTGGCTGGCGGGGTCCCGAGCACCACCAGGTCCAGTTGATCGGCATGGGTCAGGATGTCCTGTGGCGTTTCGACGATTCGTGCCTCCGGGTACCGCTCCTTGGCGTTACCTTGCCGGGCCCCGTCCGAGGTGGCGATCATGGCGAGCTGATAGGCCGGGTTGGCGTGGATGAAAGGCGCGTGGAAGACGCTGCCCGACTATCCAAAGCCTGCTACTGCGGTACGGATCGGCGTTGAAGTCATGCCCTCAGGTTAGATCAGCAGGCCGCGCGGCGGTGGGCGGGATGTGAGAGAGCGACCGGTTAAACCCGGCGGGATGTGAGAGAGCGACCGGTTAAACCCGGCGGGATGTGAGAGAGCGACCGGTTAAACCCGGCGGGATGTGAGAGAGCGACCATGGCGAAGGCCGGGAACCTTCCCCAAACCTTGTGAAAAGTTGGGGTGGTTCCCGGCCTTCAGGAAACTACAGCGGGAGGGCTATTTCTTGGCGCCCTTTTCCCAGCCGAGGGTGGTCCAGTCCGGAACGTTGGACAGGCTCTTGAACAGGGACGGGCCGTAGTTGGCAAGTCCGGTGCGCACAAACTGGATCTCCGGGCCGTTCAGCACGGTACCCATGGAGTAGTACTTCTCCATGTGCTTCTTCTCTACCTCCATGGCGGCCTTATTGCGCTCTTTGTCATCGGAGATGGTTGCGAGGCGCTTGATTTCAGCGTCCAGCTCAGCATCGCCGAGGCCGTTCTCGTTGGTTTCGGAATCGTAGTACTGCTTCACGGCGTCGGTGGCGTCCGGGCCTACGGTGTAACCGGAGATGGTCACATCGAACTCGCGTCCACCAATGACCTTGCCGAAGTCGGCGTCACCACGCTGGTCGATGGAAACATCCATGCCGGCTGCTTGGAGCTGCTTCTGCAGGGTCTGCGAGGTGGCAGCGGAGGTGGGGTCATCACCGAAGTTCGTGATCTTGAAGGACACAGGAGTTCCGTCCTTGGCCATGATGCCCTTGTCGTTGGCCGTGTAGCCGGCGTCGGTCAGGACCTTCTTGGCAGCTTCGGCGCCAGTGTCCTTCACGGGGTAGTTGTCCTGGTAGTACTCGGAGAACGGCATGAGCATCATGGAGCCCGAGCTTTCTTCCGACCAGTTCAGGCCGTTGAAGCGCACATCGCGGATGGCTTTACGGTCCACGGCCGTGAAGATTGCCTTACGGACGGCCACGTCGGTCAGTGCCGGACGCTTGGCGTTCAGGTTCAGGCCACCAGCGAACAGGCGCTGACCGCGGCGGACCTCGGAGTTGGTGGTTCCTTCGAGCTGCTTGTAGCGGCCCAGCGTGCGGCCGTTTGCTGCGTCGATTTCACCGTTCTTGAACGCAGCGATGGTTGCGCTGGGTTCCATCTGACGCCAGATGACCTTGTCCAGAACCGGCTTCTGGCCCCACCACTTGTCGTTGGGAACCATGGTGACGGTCTTGGCCGTGGTGTCGTAGTTCTCCACCTTGAACGGACCTGCCATCCATTCGGGGTGCATGTTGCCCGCAAATCCGGTGTTGAAGATTTCCGGGGTGTTGATGGCCGGGTGGATCAGGCCGAAGAACAGGCCCTCCAGCGGGAAGACGGGCTGGGTGGTGGTGACAATGACTTCTTTGTCGTTGGCCCCTGCTTTGACGGAGTCCACAAAAGCGTAAGCACCGGCGCTTACGATGTCGATGGACTTGTCCTCACCGCGGAGCATCTTCCAGGTGTTCTCGAAGGTCTTGACGTCGATGGGGGTCCCATCGTTCCACGTCGCTTTGTCGTTGATCTTGATGGTGACGGTCTGCTTGCCGTCCTTGACTTCGCTCTTGACGTCTTCGCAGAAGTCCTTGTTGGGCTCTGCCTTGCCGTCGAAGTCCAACTTCCAGCAACCGCCGATGCCGCCGCTGTTGATGGACGCGGTGTTGATGGGCGTCATCAGTGCGGAGTTGTCGGCGCTGTTGCCCACATTGGAGAACCCGTTGAAGTCGGGACCAATGCTGCCCACAGCCAAAGTGACCGTGCCACCCTGCTCCAGGTCCTTGGCTTCCTTGGCGTTGACGCTGATCAGCTTGCTGATGTCGCCGCCGCTCTCTTCGGCCTTCTGGGAGGCCGGACCCGACGGCGTTCCCCCGCCGCAAGCGGTGAGCATGAGCGTTGCTGCGAGCGCTACGCCACCGATCGTCGTGTACTTCTTCATGGTTTGCCCTTCATGTTTACGACTAAAAAATCTTTGCGAGTTGAGACCGGAATTTATTCGTTGCGTCATATGTCGTCAGGCATGCACCACCAGCATGTCGGCATCTATCTCTCCATCCGGGTAGAAGCATGCGAAGTCCTGCGACCCCTCGGAAGCCAGTGGCGGCTCCAGACTAAGGCACTTCTCCTGCTTTGCCGCGGGAAGCGCGGCGAATACCGGGCAACGCGTGGCGAAGTTGCATCCCTTGGGCGCATCCAGCGGGCTGGGGAGGTCGCCTTGCAGGATGATGCGTTCGCGGGTGCGCTCCAGGTTGGGATCCGGAACAGGAATGGCTGACAGCAGGGCCCGGGTGTAGGGGTGGCGCGGATTGTCGAAGACATCGTCCACGTGCCCGGTTTCCACGATCTTGCCCAGGTACATCACGGCCACACGGTCCGAAATGTGGCGGACCACTGAGAGGTCGTGGGCCACCATCAGGTAGCTCAGGCCCAGCTCCGCACGGAGCTTGTCCAGCAGGTTGATCACGCCGGCCTGGACGGAGACGTCCAACGCGGACACCGGCTCATCCAGGACCACCAGCTTGGGGTTGACCGCCAGTGCACGGGCAATGCCGATGCGTTGCCGCTGGCCGCCGGAGAACTGGTTGGGGAAGCGGTTCACGTGGTCCGGCTGCAGGCCCACCAGCTTCATGAGCTCCATGATGCGTTTCTTGATGGCGGCCTTGGGCATGCCCAGGTTTTCCAGCGGCTCGGCCAGGACTTCGTACACCGTGAAGCGCGGATCCAATGCGCCGGTGGGGTCCTGGAACACCATCTGCATTTCTTTACGCATGGCCATGGTGGTCTTGTGGTCGGTGGCTGCCTTGTTGCTGACGCCGCCAATCACCACTTCGCCCACCTGGTCCGGATGGAATTCCATGATTTCCAACAGGGTGGTTGTCTTGCCGCACCCTGATTCGCCAACGATCGAGACGCATTCGCCTTCGCGGATGTCGAAGCTCAAACCATCCACGGCCTTGACCGTGCCGATCCGCCGCTTGATCAGCGCGCCTTTGAGCAGCGGGAAGTGCTTTTTGACGTCCTTGAGCTCCAGGACCTTTTCGCGCTCAAGGCGGGGAACGCCGTCGAACTTTGATACCGGCTTTTCCGGCGCGCGGAAGATCTTGTGCGCATCAGCGTCGCCGGACAGCTGTTCAGCTTTGATGCAGGCTGCTTTGTGCTTCAGCGCCTGTTCCGCTGCGCCGGCGGTTGCCGTGCCGGGAACGGGGAAGAGCTCCGGTTCGCCGTCCAAGCAGGCGTCGCTGACCATGGGGCAGCGCGGCGCGAAGGAGCATCCGGTGACGGGCAGCGCAAGGTTTGGCGGGGTGCCCTCGATGGGAACCAAGGACTGCTTGTCCGAGGAATCCACACGCGGCACGGCGCCCAGCAAGCCCAGTGTGTAGGGCATCCGCGGGTTGTAGTAGATGTCCTCAACGGAGCCGGTTTCCACCGGCTTTCCGGCGTACATCACCATGATGTCGTCCGCCATGCCGGCCACCACGCCGAGGTCGTGCGTGATCATCACGACGGCAGCGCCGGTTTCCTCCTGCGCCTTGTGCAGGACCTCCAGCACCTGCGCCTGGATGGTGACGTCCAGGGCGGTGGTGGGTTCGTCGGCAATCAGGACCCGGGGGTCGTTGGCGATGGCGATGGCGATCATGACGCGCTGGCGCATGCCGCCGGAAAATTCGTGCGGGAAGGCCTTCAGCCGGTCCTTCGGGCTGGGGATGCCGACCATCCGGAGGAGGTCGACGGCGCGGGCTTCTTTGGCCTGCTTGCTCATGGAGGCGTTGTGAACGGTCAGTGCCTCGATGATCTGGTGGCCCACCGTGTACACGGGGGTCAGCGAGGACAGCGGGTCCTGGAACACCATGGCGATGTCGCTGCCGCGGTGCTTGCACATGGCTTTATCGCTGAGCCCCAGCAGTTCCTTGCCCTTGTAGCGGACGGATCCGGTGATGTCCGCGGTCTCCGGGAGCAGCCCCATGATGGCCATGGAGGTGACCGATTTACCCGAGCCGGACTCGCCCACAATGCCCAGGGTCTTGCCTGGCATGAGGTCGAAGTCCACGCCACGGACCGCATGGACCACACCGTTTTCCGAGTTGAAGCGGACGTTGAGGTCGCGCACGCTCAGGACGGCGTCGCCTGGTGCATACAGTCCTGCGTCGCGGAGGCGCTCGGCGGGGTTCTGGGAGGTGTTGGTGCTCATTTGGTGATCTTCTTCGCAGTCTTGGTCTTCGCCCGGCCCACGGAACTTGAGCTGGGATCGAAAGCGTCACGGAGGCCATCGTTCATCATGGCCAGTGAACCGGTCAGCAGGAACATGACGGTGAGCGGCACCCAGAACATCCAAGGGAACGAGGAAACCTGCCCCGTTGCCTGCCCGATCAGGACACCCAGGCTGACGTCCGGAAGTTTGATGCCAATGCCGATGAAGGAGAAAGCCACTTCGGCCAGGATCGCACCGGTGATGCCGCGGGTGAAGTCCAGCACCAGCAGGGAGCCGATGTTGGGGACCAGGTGGCGCCACACGATCCGGCGGGACGGGACACCCATGTACTTTGCCGCCTTGACGTAATCGCGTTGCATCAGCGACATGGACAGGGAACGCACCAACCGGGCGGTTCCCATCCAGCTGAAGAACAGCAGGACGACGATCAGCAAAAGCCAGCTGGGAAGGTCCTTGAGACCGCCGCTGCCGCTGGTTGCCACGGCCACCACCAGGATGGCGGGCATCATGATCAGGGCTTCCAGGATGAACAACATGGTGGCATCCACTTTGCCGCCGAAGAAAGCCATGGTGCAGCCATAGACGGCTGAGATCAGAACGGACACGCCGCCCACAATCAGGCCGATGAGGATGGAGGTTCGGGTGCCGTCAACGATCAGCGCCATCAGGTCTATGCCGGCCTGGGTTGTGCCCAGGAGGTGATCCGGGGACGGGGGCATGCCGATGTTGTAGGGATCCAGGGTGTCCTTGTCCCAAGGGGTCAGGAATCCGCCGAAGATGGAGAACAGGAAAAGCGCCAGGAAGATGAACAAACCGGCGACGGCGGTCCGGTTCCGCATGAAGCGGCGGAAGATGATCCGGGACTTCCCAATGACAACGTCCTGGTCCGCCACCCTGGACTCGTCGATTTCGGCGATGGGATCAATGATGTTTGTCATTACTGGACCCTCACTCGTGGATCGACCAGCGTGGTGGCGAAGTCGGCAAGGATGGCGCCGATCGCGAAGATCACCGAACCGTAGGCCAACGTGGCCGTAGCGACGTTGACGTCCTGGAGTCCGATTGCCTGGATGCTCCACAGGCCGATGCCCGGCCAGGCAAAGATGGCCTCGGCGAAGAACCCGCCGGTGAAGATCGCAGGGATGGTGAAGGCAATGCTTTGGGCCACCGGGATGAAGGAGACGCGGAGCGCGTGCTTACGGATGGCCTGGTTGCGGGTGAGGCCTTTGGCGCGGGCTGTGCGGACAAAGTCGGCGTTGACGTTGTCCAGCAGGTACTGGCGCTGTGCGATCTGGTAGCCGGCCCAACCAAAGATGGTCATCGCGAAGGTGGGCACGGCGTAGTGGGCCACCAGGTCAACGAACGCCGGCCAACCGGGGTCGATTCCCGGCGTCGAAATTCCTGTGACGAAGAAGATGCGCTGCCCAACGGTTTCGTTGATGCTGATCGCTCCGAGCTGCACAAGGAAGTAGGCGATGGGCGCCGGGAGGATGTGGACGAGGTAGCTGTAGGACGTGATGGCACGGTCCTGGAACTTGTATTGCCGGGCCGCGGAGTAGACACCCAAGGCAACGCCGATGATCAGGGTAAGGATGATCGAGGCGATGAACAGCCTGGTGGACACCAGGACGCGGTCCGCGAACTCGGCGTTGACGAATGCGCCGTTGGGGCTGCGTCCCCAGTCCCACCGGGTAATGATCCCGCCGAGCCACTGAACGTACCGTTCCCAGGGGTTCAGCTCCGGGTCGAGGCCCAGGCCGCGGAACGACGCAGCTACTTGTTCGGGGGTGGGCCGCGGAATTTTCTCCTGCTCGAGGACCGCCGGCTTGAGCGACGTGACCGCCAGGAAGTAACCGGCACTTGTGGTCAGGAAGATCATGATCAGGTAGATTCCCGACCGCTTCATCAGATATTTCAGCATGTCGGGTGGCTGCCCCGAATCGTGGCAAAACTCAAAGCTCGTCCTTCCGCGGTTCCCGGCTGTGGCCGGCGTCAGCTACGAATTGGCGCAGCGGTTGTTGGGTCCCCCGCACCCCTTCAGTGTGATCACCAACCGTGTATGGCATGCGTCACATTCAAGAGGAGACTACCACAATAACTGCTTCACGTTTTGCTTCAAGACGGTCGGTTTCGCGCCTGCGGCCAGATTGTTATGTGCAGACTGCGTCACGATCAGCGGTGTTGCGGCACTTGTGCGGGGGCGGCGGCGGGATGGCGCGCGGGCATCTGCGTGATGGTACGCAGGCAGCCCCTAGGAAGTGGCCGTCAGGCGATTGACCAGGTCACGCCAGGAATCAGTCAGCCTGGTGGGCGAAATTCCCCGGACGCGGACGTCGTCAACTATCCGCTCGGGATCCAACGCGAAGGTCAGGGACATCGCCATGACCCAGGGATCGGCTATGCCGGCTTCGCGCAGCAGGAGTTCAAGGTGGCGGTGGGAGAGCTTGGTGGCAGGAACGTCGAACTTATTGCTGGTGGCGGCGCCCGCGGCCTTCAGAAGCTCACCGTTTTCCAGGACAAAGTAGATCCGGCCTTCGCCGAACGCCGTGAGCCGCTCACGGGGCGGGGCGCCCGGGCCCAGCGGTGCTGGACCAAACATGAAGGCCCGCTGAAAGTCAGATTCGGCATCGCTGAGCAGGGTCATCATGAGTCCGGCGCGGCTGCCGAATCTGCGGAAGACGGTGCCCTTGCCCACCTTTGCCTTACAGGCCAGGGCATCCATGGTCAACGCCTCGGCGCCGAACTCATCCACCAGTTCACGCGCAGCACTCAGGAGCCGCTCACGATTCCTCGCTGCGTCGCTGCGCTCGTGCGGCGAACCAAGCGGCAGGTCCGGTCGCAGGGGGATGAAGCTCACAAGAAACATTCTAGCCCCGGGAATAGAAAACGGACCGCAGTCCGTTTAGTATCGATGAAGGCGCCAAACGCTGAAAACTTCCCCAAAGGAGACACCATGTCCAAGAGCACCGTCCTCACCCTCGTCGGCAGCCTCCGCGCTGATTCCCATAACAAGAAGCTCGCCGAGGCCATCCAACTGAACGCTCCGGAAAACGTTGACGTCCAGATCCACGACTCCCTGGGCAGCATCCCCTTCTACAACGAAGACATCGACGTTGAAGGCCAGGTCCCCGCCGAAGCCGCAGCCCTCCGCGCCGCCGCCAACGAGGCCGACACCATCCTCCTGGTCACCCCCGAGCACAACGGCACCATGCCCGCTGCACTGAAGAACGCCATCGACTGGCTGTCCCGCCCGTTCGGCGCCGGCGCCCTCTCCGGCAAGCCGACCGCCGTCGTCGGTACCGCTTTTGGCCAGTTCGGCGGAGTCTGGGCCCAGGACGAAGCCCGCAAGGCCGCAGGCATCGCCGGCGCCAAGGTGCTGGAAGACGTCAAGCTGGCAGTTCCCGGCTCCATGATCCGCTTCGCCGAGCTGCACCCCAAGGATGACGCTGAGGTCGTGGAGCAGATCAAGGGCATCTTCGAGCCGCTGACCTCTGCTCAGGACGAAGAAGCCGCAGCCTGATACAGCTGCAGCACGAGCTTTAGCCAGCCCCTGTTCCGCTTGTGCGGAGCGGGGGCTTTCGGCATTTCCGGGCAGGAACGTCCATAATTTCCCAGGACGCCTGCTTTCATCACGGCGGCGCGGCACCAGCGACAACGGGGGAAGCAGCCATGACCAGTCCACACTCTGAAGCTTGGCCCATCAGTGACCGCAGCTACCGCCGATCGGAGGTTTCGGCTGGCATTGGGCGGGGAGACGCCGCATGGGACCGCGCCAGTACGGAAGTCCTCCGCTGGGGGGTCAAGACAGCCAGCGGTTTCTCCATCGACATTCCAGGCCCCGTCCGCACCGGCGATCGAGTACTTGTTACCGCCAGGTTTTTTGGACTCCGCGTGCATGAGCCCGTGGAGGTAGTGGCAGTGGTCCAGGAGCCCCTTCGCGTGGGTTTTGCCTACAGAACACTTCCAGGGCATCCGGTCTCAGGGGAAGAGGCATTCATTGTCCACCGGGACGGAAACGATGTTCGACTCACTATCCGTTCCCTCACCGGTCCCGCCAGTCAACAGCCGTGGCGCATCCTTTACCCGGTGCTGTTAGTGTTCCAAAGGGTTGTGCGGCGGAGGTACTTGAAGGCCTTGGCTTAGCGGCAGCGGGACGCCATTGTTGCTGGGCAGCAGACACGTCGTTGGGCCGCAGGCACGTTGTTGCGCCGCAGGCACGTTGTTGCGCCGCAGGCACGTTGTTGCGCCGCAACGGATTCGCGGGCCAGCGACGGATTTGCGGGCGTGCAACGGACACGGGGGTGCCCGTCTCGCCCTGCCCGCTAGGACGTGGCGATGGCTAGCACCCGGCGGAGTGCCCACGCGATGCGAAGCAGGGCAAGCACCGAGGCGAAGGTGCACACCATGACCACGGCTTGGGGAACCCAAAGCCCGGTGGGCGCATTTCCTTCCGCCACCACAGTGACCAGGGAAGCCACCAGCAGCAACCCGAGCCCGGGGATCGCGAAGAGGAAGACCTCGCCGATTTGCCGTCGATGCAACGGCGACAGCCTCTCCAACGGAAGTTCGCGCTGGCCAGGGGCAGCCTTTTTGCCCAGCACGTTGATGAGCATGGAGACACTGGTGAGCGTGAGCCCGGCCGTGGCTCCCGCCAGGGTGGCCAGTGTTTGAAAGAGGGCCCGACGGGCACCCGGGTCCACCGCTTCCAGCAACAACGGCTGATGAGCGAGCCAGGCCCATCCCAGCCAGAGCAGCACCACGCCGGTTGCCAGAAGGTAGTCGGCGCTCTGATGCAGCAGGAACCACCTCCACAGCCCCCGCCGCTTACCGGTGGCCTGGAGCTCAACGCCGTACAAGCCCATGGTCCCCTCCGCCGGTCGGACCACCGGAGCCATCATCAGCCGCCGCGAGAGCCGCGCGAACGGTCCCCAAGCCCCCGTCCGCCAGGTCCGGGACCAGTGCGGAATCGGCAGTGCCCGCAACGTCCGGGAGAGTCCTGGCAAAGAACGCTTCGTTGTCCTTGGCCTGTTTGTTGAGGATGGCAATGGCTGCCGCAGAGGATTTCCGGGGATCGTTGAAAGTATCCGGGTCCACGTCAATGTGCGAGACGAAGCGTTCCTTCAGGAGGTCCACCACCTCGCGGTCCCCCGTCAAGGAATCCTTTCCCTCCGCCACCACGTGATCGAAGTGCTCCACGGATGCCGAGCCCCGGAAAAGTTCGATCAGCCGCTGTATCCGTTCGCGGATCCGCTGCTTGTCCTCGGCCCTGCCGGATCTGCCCACGCCCAAGGAAATGCGGAACGTCCCCTCTGTCATCAGCCGCGAAGCACTGTCCAGGACATCGGCCCATTCGCCCTCCAGTAACTTGCCGGACAGACGCTCAGCAGGCAGTGCGAACTCGAACCGGCTCACTTCCAGCCTGTTCAGGATCTCTTCAATGTCCTCCCTGACCACGGGAACCAGGCCCACCTCGAGACCCAGCATCCCTCCGAGGTACTCCCCCAGCCGCGATGCCCGGGGGCCGTTGCCACTGGTCAGCACAGCGATGACGTTGCGCTTGAGGAAGGCAAAATAGGTTGTCTCCAGGAGATGGTCCCCCGGAGCCAAGGGCAGGGCTTTCCGCCGGCCCAAGGCATCACCAACACTGGGGAGGTTGGTGTCCCGGACCCGGTCCAGAAGCAGCACTGGATAGGGCGTCACTGCGGCAGCCTGGGCGAGCAGCACCGTGCCATCGCCACTGGCGAAATGCCTGTCCGTCCCGGCCTCCAGAGCATTGTCCAGTACTTCAGCTACCCGCCGG includes:
- a CDS encoding DUF1990 family protein translates to MTSPHSEAWPISDRSYRRSEVSAGIGRGDAAWDRASTEVLRWGVKTASGFSIDIPGPVRTGDRVLVTARFFGLRVHEPVEVVAVVQEPLRVGFAYRTLPGHPVSGEEAFIVHRDGNDVRLTIRSLTGPASQQPWRILYPVLLVFQRVVRRRYLKALA
- a CDS encoding ABC transporter permease, with amino-acid sequence MLKYLMKRSGIYLIMIFLTTSAGYFLAVTSLKPAVLEQEKIPRPTPEQVAASFRGLGLDPELNPWERYVQWLGGIITRWDWGRSPNGAFVNAEFADRVLVSTRLFIASIILTLIIGVALGVYSAARQYKFQDRAITSYSYLVHILPAPIAYFLVQLGAISINETVGQRIFFVTGISTPGIDPGWPAFVDLVAHYAVPTFAMTIFGWAGYQIAQRQYLLDNVNADFVRTARAKGLTRNQAIRKHALRVSFIPVAQSIAFTIPAIFTGGFFAEAIFAWPGIGLWSIQAIGLQDVNVATATLAYGSVIFAIGAILADFATTLVDPRVRVQ
- a CDS encoding ABC transporter permease, whose amino-acid sequence is MTNIIDPIAEIDESRVADQDVVIGKSRIIFRRFMRNRTAVAGLFIFLALFLFSIFGGFLTPWDKDTLDPYNIGMPPSPDHLLGTTQAGIDLMALIVDGTRTSILIGLIVGGVSVLISAVYGCTMAFFGGKVDATMLFILEALIMMPAILVVAVATSGSGGLKDLPSWLLLIVVLLFFSWMGTARLVRSLSMSLMQRDYVKAAKYMGVPSRRIVWRHLVPNIGSLLVLDFTRGITGAILAEVAFSFIGIGIKLPDVSLGVLIGQATGQVSSFPWMFWVPLTVMFLLTGSLAMMNDGLRDAFDPSSSSVGRAKTKTAKKITK
- a CDS encoding NAD(P)H-dependent oxidoreductase, which produces MSKSTVLTLVGSLRADSHNKKLAEAIQLNAPENVDVQIHDSLGSIPFYNEDIDVEGQVPAEAAALRAAANEADTILLVTPEHNGTMPAALKNAIDWLSRPFGAGALSGKPTAVVGTAFGQFGGVWAQDEARKAAGIAGAKVLEDVKLAVPGSMIRFAELHPKDDAEVVEQIKGIFEPLTSAQDEEAAA
- a CDS encoding ABC transporter family substrate-binding protein, giving the protein MKKYTTIGGVALAATLMLTACGGGTPSGPASQKAEESGGDISKLISVNAKEAKDLEQGGTVTLAVGSIGPDFNGFSNVGNSADNSALMTPINTASINSGGIGGCWKLDFDGKAEPNKDFCEDVKSEVKDGKQTVTIKINDKATWNDGTPIDVKTFENTWKMLRGEDKSIDIVSAGAYAFVDSVKAGANDKEVIVTTTQPVFPLEGLFFGLIHPAINTPEIFNTGFAGNMHPEWMAGPFKVENYDTTAKTVTMVPNDKWWGQKPVLDKVIWRQMEPSATIAAFKNGEIDAANGRTLGRYKQLEGTTNSEVRRGQRLFAGGLNLNAKRPALTDVAVRKAIFTAVDRKAIRDVRFNGLNWSEESSGSMMLMPFSEYYQDNYPVKDTGAEAAKKVLTDAGYTANDKGIMAKDGTPVSFKITNFGDDPTSAATSQTLQKQLQAAGMDVSIDQRGDADFGKVIGGREFDVTISGYTVGPDATDAVKQYYDSETNENGLGDAELDAEIKRLATISDDKERNKAAMEVEKKHMEKYYSMGTVLNGPEIQFVRTGLANYGPSLFKSLSNVPDWTTLGWEKGAKK
- a CDS encoding ABC transporter ATP-binding protein, which encodes MSTNTSQNPAERLRDAGLYAPGDAVLSVRDLNVRFNSENGVVHAVRGVDFDLMPGKTLGIVGESGSGKSVTSMAIMGLLPETADITGSVRYKGKELLGLSDKAMCKHRGSDIAMVFQDPLSSLTPVYTVGHQIIEALTVHNASMSKQAKEARAVDLLRMVGIPSPKDRLKAFPHEFSGGMRQRVMIAIAIANDPRVLIADEPTTALDVTIQAQVLEVLHKAQEETGAAVVMITHDLGVVAGMADDIMVMYAGKPVETGSVEDIYYNPRMPYTLGLLGAVPRVDSSDKQSLVPIEGTPPNLALPVTGCSFAPRCPMVSDACLDGEPELFPVPGTATAGAAEQALKHKAACIKAEQLSGDADAHKIFRAPEKPVSKFDGVPRLEREKVLELKDVKKHFPLLKGALIKRRIGTVKAVDGLSFDIREGECVSIVGESGCGKTTTLLEIMEFHPDQVGEVVIGGVSNKAATDHKTTMAMRKEMQMVFQDPTGALDPRFTVYEVLAEPLENLGMPKAAIKKRIMELMKLVGLQPDHVNRFPNQFSGGQRQRIGIARALAVNPKLVVLDEPVSALDVSVQAGVINLLDKLRAELGLSYLMVAHDLSVVRHISDRVAVMYLGKIVETGHVDDVFDNPRHPYTRALLSAIPVPDPNLERTRERIILQGDLPSPLDAPKGCNFATRCPVFAALPAAKQEKCLSLEPPLASEGSQDFACFYPDGEIDADMLVVHA
- a CDS encoding TetR/AcrR family transcriptional regulator; translated protein: MSFIPLRPDLPLGSPHERSDAARNRERLLSAARELVDEFGAEALTMDALACKAKVGKGTVFRRFGSRAGLMMTLLSDAESDFQRAFMFGPAPLGPGAPPRERLTAFGEGRIYFVLENGELLKAAGAATSNKFDVPATKLSHRHLELLLREAGIADPWVMAMSLTFALDPERIVDDVRVRGISPTRLTDSWRDLVNRLTATS